In the Corynebacterium suedekumii genome, one interval contains:
- the mnmA gene encoding tRNA 2-thiouridine(34) synthase MnmA yields the protein MRVLAAMSGGVDSSVAAARMVEAGHEVIGVHLALSRDPQTVRESSRGCCSLEDSSDARRVCDKLGIPFYVWDFSDRFKSDVIDDFVASYEAGETPNPCLRCNEKIKFAALLERGMALGFDAVATGHYATIDADGHLRRSTDPDKDQSYVLGVLTRNELEHCLFPVGDTPKPQIREEAARHGFSTASKPDSYDICFIPDGNTQAFLGARIGLRPGMIVDQDGTELKEHDGAWNYTIGQRKGLDLRNPAADGRPRYVTDIDAATGTVTVGPRDALGVTEITADRLKVLHPVMSGSLDAIVQVRAHGGITDCRADIDGDTMTLTLSSPLQGVARGQAAVLYLPDPDGQGDVVLGSGTICGTR from the coding sequence ATGCGCGTACTGGCGGCGATGAGCGGCGGCGTCGACTCCTCGGTGGCCGCGGCCCGGATGGTCGAGGCCGGCCACGAGGTCATCGGCGTCCACCTGGCGTTGTCCCGCGACCCGCAGACGGTGCGCGAATCCTCCCGGGGCTGCTGCTCGCTGGAGGACTCCTCCGACGCGCGGCGGGTGTGCGACAAGCTGGGCATCCCCTTCTACGTGTGGGACTTCTCCGACCGGTTTAAGTCGGACGTCATCGACGACTTCGTCGCCTCCTACGAGGCCGGGGAGACCCCCAATCCGTGCCTGCGCTGCAACGAGAAGATCAAGTTCGCCGCCCTCCTCGAACGCGGCATGGCCCTGGGGTTCGACGCCGTGGCCACCGGCCACTACGCCACCATCGACGCCGACGGCCACCTGCGCCGCTCCACCGATCCGGACAAGGACCAGTCGTACGTCCTCGGCGTGCTCACCCGGAATGAACTCGAGCACTGCCTGTTCCCGGTCGGCGACACCCCGAAGCCGCAGATCCGGGAGGAGGCCGCCCGCCACGGGTTCTCCACCGCCTCGAAGCCGGACTCCTACGACATCTGCTTCATCCCCGACGGCAACACCCAGGCCTTCCTCGGCGCCCGCATCGGCCTGCGCCCGGGCATGATCGTCGACCAGGACGGCACCGAGCTCAAGGAGCACGACGGCGCCTGGAACTACACCATCGGCCAGCGCAAGGGCCTGGACCTGCGCAACCCGGCCGCCGACGGCCGCCCGCGGTACGTCACCGACATCGACGCCGCCACCGGTACCGTCACCGTCGGCCCGCGCGACGCCCTCGGGGTCACCGAGATCACCGCCGACCGCCTCAAGGTGCTCCACCCGGTGATGAGCGGTTCCCTCGACGCGATCGTCCAGGTCCGCGCCCACGGCGGCATCACCGACTGCCGCGCCGACATCGACGGCGACACCATGACCCTCACGTTGTCCTCCCCGCTGCAGGGCGTGGCCCGCGGCCAGGCCGCCGTGCTCTACCTCCCGGACCCCGACGGCCAGGGTGACGTGGTGCTCGGCTCCGGCACGATCTGCGGTACCCGATGA
- a CDS encoding 3'-5' exonuclease: MTNSPGFDASRMLSFDLETTSKFPAEARIVTSALVRIDGREVNAVEHLADPGVEIPEEASRIHGITTDKARAEGRPHDEVLADTVTAIRQAWEDGLTLIVFNASYDLSVLRKLTGDFTVTGPVFDPFVVDKIKDRYRKGRRTLTDMSQHYNIKLENAHEATSDALAAARIAWKQVKMWPELAEMGHGELMEMQAVGYYERQEDFRRYLAGQGKDTSDVNTAWPMQS; encoded by the coding sequence ATGACGAACTCGCCCGGTTTTGACGCCTCCCGCATGCTCTCCTTCGACCTGGAGACCACGTCGAAGTTCCCGGCGGAGGCGCGCATCGTCACCTCGGCGCTGGTGCGTATCGACGGTCGCGAGGTCAACGCCGTCGAGCACCTCGCCGATCCCGGGGTCGAGATCCCCGAGGAGGCCTCCCGCATCCACGGGATCACCACCGACAAGGCCCGCGCGGAGGGACGCCCGCACGACGAGGTCCTCGCCGACACCGTCACCGCCATCCGGCAGGCGTGGGAGGACGGGCTCACCCTCATCGTCTTCAACGCCAGCTACGACCTGTCGGTGCTGCGCAAACTCACCGGCGACTTCACCGTCACCGGGCCCGTCTTCGACCCGTTCGTGGTGGACAAGATCAAGGACCGCTACCGCAAGGGCCGCCGCACCCTGACGGACATGTCGCAGCACTACAACATCAAGCTGGAGAACGCCCACGAGGCCACCTCGGATGCGCTCGCCGCCGCCCGCATCGCCTGGAAGCAGGTCAAGATGTGGCCGGAGCTGGCGGAGATGGGCCACGGCGAGCTCATGGAGATGCAGGCCGTGGGCTACTACGAACGTCAGGAGGACTTCCGCCGCTACCTTGCCGGGCAGGGCAAGGACACCTCGGATGTCAACACCGCCTGGCCCATGCAGTCCTGA